From Rubrivirga sp. SAORIC476, a single genomic window includes:
- a CDS encoding fatty acid desaturase: MLPSEPLTTRQARAALTEILGDALPPLRELRLGRRLEEIAVFGGLWGVGLALAWGSGQAEGAAQWALRGGAVLASALALNAFVLLLHEGMHGVLFRSPVLNRWVSVALGATVGMSFSAYRVLHTMHHDHLGSDDDPDDYAAYTDRPVVFWLMQGLRLSVGAFIYLVAIPIVASRRGTATDRVRIAQEYVVLALLWTAAALLVPSSILIWGWLAALPVVALMVQIRGLTQHGLTERHDALLSSRTVRPHPVVAFFLLNENYHLEHHLYPEVPSYHLPALHRAAWDHLPRTCEDTSYLGFLGRFVQQSWALDETPVGVVHRDVPASRLGAAEPA; encoded by the coding sequence ATGCTTCCGTCCGAGCCCCTCACGACGCGCCAAGCCCGCGCGGCCCTGACCGAGATCCTGGGCGACGCCCTGCCACCCCTCCGCGAGCTCCGCCTGGGGCGGCGGCTGGAGGAGATCGCCGTGTTCGGCGGGTTGTGGGGCGTCGGGCTGGCGCTGGCCTGGGGGAGCGGGCAGGCCGAGGGCGCGGCGCAGTGGGCGCTGCGCGGCGGGGCCGTCCTCGCGTCGGCGCTGGCGCTGAACGCGTTCGTGCTGCTGCTGCACGAGGGAATGCACGGCGTCCTGTTCCGGTCGCCCGTCCTCAACCGCTGGGTGTCCGTCGCGCTCGGGGCGACGGTCGGCATGTCGTTCTCGGCGTACCGGGTGCTCCACACGATGCACCACGACCACCTCGGGAGCGACGACGATCCGGACGACTACGCGGCCTACACCGACCGGCCGGTCGTCTTCTGGCTGATGCAGGGCCTGCGCCTGAGCGTCGGCGCGTTCATCTACCTCGTCGCGATCCCCATCGTCGCGTCGCGGCGCGGGACGGCGACCGACCGCGTGCGGATCGCGCAGGAGTACGTGGTCCTGGCGCTCCTCTGGACGGCCGCCGCGCTGCTCGTGCCCTCTTCCATCCTGATCTGGGGCTGGCTCGCCGCGCTGCCCGTCGTCGCGCTGATGGTTCAGATCCGCGGGCTCACCCAGCACGGGCTGACGGAGCGCCACGACGCGTTGCTGTCGAGCCGGACGGTCCGCCCGCACCCGGTGGTCGCCTTCTTCCTGCTCAACGAGAACTACCACCTGGAGCACCACCTGTACCCGGAGGTGCCGAGCTACCACCTGCCGGCGCTCCACCGGGCGGCCTGGGATCACCTGCCGCGGACGTGCGAGGACACGTCGTACCTGGGCTTCCTCGGGCGCTTCGTGCAGCAGTCGTGGGCGCTCGACGAGACGCCGGTCGGGGTGGTCCACCGCGACGTGCCTGCGTCCCGCCTCGGCGCGGCCGAGCCAGCGTGA
- a CDS encoding purine-nucleoside phosphorylase, which translates to MTPDIDTARAQVQEAADALRDRIGDAARVGIILGTGLGKLADEVEIREAVPYSEIPHFPLSTVESHEGRLIAGTLRGVEVLAMQGRFHIYEGYSAWQATLPVRVMAALGVETLLISNAAGGMNPLYRRGDLMLTTDHINLQGVNPLTGPNVADWGPRFPDMSEPYDRALRDAAEAAALERGIRLQQGVYVAVVGPNLETRAEYRFLRAIGADVVGMSTVPEVIVARHQGMRCMAISVVTDECFPDALEPVSIEDVIAAAAEAEPSLATLMGDVVETLA; encoded by the coding sequence ATGACCCCCGACATCGACACCGCCCGCGCCCAGGTCCAGGAGGCCGCCGACGCCCTCCGTGACCGCATCGGCGACGCCGCCCGTGTCGGCATCATCCTGGGTACCGGCCTGGGCAAGCTGGCCGACGAGGTCGAGATCCGTGAGGCAGTCCCGTACAGCGAGATCCCCCACTTCCCGCTCTCGACCGTCGAGAGCCACGAGGGGCGCCTGATCGCCGGGACGTTGCGCGGCGTCGAGGTGCTGGCCATGCAGGGCCGCTTCCACATCTACGAGGGCTACTCGGCGTGGCAGGCCACGCTGCCCGTCCGCGTGATGGCGGCGCTGGGCGTCGAGACGTTGCTGATCTCGAACGCGGCGGGCGGCATGAACCCGCTCTACCGGCGCGGCGACCTGATGCTGACGACTGACCACATCAACCTGCAGGGCGTCAACCCGCTCACCGGTCCGAACGTGGCCGACTGGGGCCCGCGCTTCCCCGACATGTCGGAGCCCTACGACCGGGCCTTGCGCGATGCCGCCGAGGCGGCCGCGCTGGAGCGGGGCATACGTCTTCAGCAGGGCGTCTACGTCGCCGTCGTCGGGCCCAACCTGGAGACGCGCGCCGAGTACCGCTTCCTGCGCGCCATCGGCGCCGACGTGGTGGGCATGAGCACGGTCCCCGAGGTCATCGTCGCCCGGCACCAGGGGATGCGGTGCATGGCCATCTCGGTGGTCACGGACGAGTGCTTTCCAGACGCCCTGGAGCCGGTCTCCATCGAGGACGTCATCGCGGCCGCTGCAGAGGCCGAGCCCAGCCTCGCGACCCTCATGGGCGACGTGGTGGAGACGCTGGCGTAG
- a CDS encoding GH3 auxin-responsive promoter family protein, with the protein MRARLANAAWALASRPAATAFHRALADPERAQTALLLATLRANANTAYGRAYGFGRVQSLRQFQDAVPVVGWDEVAPYVDRIASGEANVLTAEPVRLLEPTGGSSGGTKWIPYTRTLQTQIRAAVAPWIADLFRSVPASAHGPAYWSVSPAVAQERTAGGLPVGFEDDGAYLSPLHRTLARATLAVPGALRHVADPEAFRYATLRHLVARRDLAVVSVWNPTFLTLLLRPLRAWADRLARDLDRGTLSADVPDAVAAGLRPDPTRAAEVRRLIAQTTTEADLVAALWPRLALVSAWADGHAAGPARSLQALVPQAAFQPKGLIATEGIVTIPLWGHGGGAPALTSHVLEFVPEGGGRPRFAHEVETGARYGVLLTTGGGLTRYRLGDTVEAVGQVAASPLLRFVGRERAVSDRVGEKLHEGHVAQALAALDLDGFSMVAPDDTSAPIRYVLFSDASGLPTAARRLDEALQTNVHYALARRLGQLGPVAAFRVRGDAEAGYLAGCVALGQRLGDVKPTALHRDGGWADRFEGDWVA; encoded by the coding sequence GTGAGGGCACGGCTCGCGAACGCGGCCTGGGCGCTCGCGTCCCGCCCCGCCGCCACCGCGTTCCACCGCGCCCTGGCCGACCCCGAACGCGCGCAGACGGCGCTCTTGCTGGCGACGCTCCGAGCGAACGCGAACACGGCCTACGGACGGGCGTACGGGTTCGGCCGCGTCCAGTCGCTCCGCCAGTTCCAGGACGCCGTGCCGGTCGTCGGCTGGGACGAGGTCGCGCCGTACGTCGACCGCATCGCGTCGGGCGAGGCGAACGTGCTGACCGCCGAGCCGGTCCGCCTGCTGGAGCCGACCGGCGGCTCGTCGGGCGGGACGAAGTGGATTCCCTACACCCGGACGCTCCAAACCCAGATCCGCGCCGCCGTCGCCCCGTGGATCGCCGACCTGTTCCGGAGCGTGCCCGCCTCGGCGCACGGGCCAGCCTATTGGTCGGTCTCCCCCGCCGTCGCTCAGGAGCGGACGGCGGGCGGCCTCCCCGTCGGTTTCGAGGACGACGGCGCGTACCTGTCGCCTCTGCATCGGACGCTGGCCCGCGCCACCCTGGCCGTCCCCGGCGCCCTGCGCCACGTGGCCGATCCCGAGGCGTTCCGCTACGCGACGCTCCGCCATCTCGTCGCCCGGCGCGACCTCGCGGTCGTGTCGGTCTGGAACCCGACGTTTCTCACGCTCCTCCTGCGCCCGCTCCGCGCCTGGGCCGACCGACTCGCGCGCGACCTCGACCGGGGTACGCTCTCGGCCGACGTGCCCGACGCCGTCGCTGCGGGCCTCCGCCCCGACCCGACCCGCGCCGCCGAGGTGCGCCGTCTCATCGCCCAGACGACCACCGAGGCGGACCTCGTCGCCGCGCTCTGGCCGCGCCTCGCCCTGGTCAGCGCGTGGGCCGACGGGCATGCCGCGGGGCCAGCTCGCTCGCTTCAGGCGCTCGTGCCTCAGGCGGCCTTTCAACCGAAGGGACTGATCGCCACTGAGGGCATCGTCACGATTCCATTGTGGGGCCACGGCGGCGGCGCGCCCGCGCTGACGAGTCATGTCCTCGAGTTCGTGCCCGAGGGCGGTGGGCGGCCGCGGTTCGCCCACGAGGTCGAGACCGGCGCGCGCTACGGCGTCCTCCTCACGACCGGGGGCGGGCTGACGCGCTACCGCCTGGGCGACACCGTCGAGGCGGTCGGCCAGGTCGCCGCGTCACCGCTGCTGCGGTTCGTCGGGCGCGAGCGGGCCGTGTCGGACCGCGTCGGCGAGAAGCTGCACGAGGGCCATGTCGCCCAGGCACTCGCCGCGCTCGACCTCGACGGGTTCTCGATGGTGGCCCCAGACGACACCTCGGCCCCCATCCGCTACGTCCTGTTCTCCGACGCCTCGGGCCTACCCACGGCAGCGCGGCGGCTGGACGAGGCGCTCCAGACCAACGTCCACTACGCGCTCGCCCGGCGCCTCGGCCAACTCGGCCCCGTCGCGGCGTTCCGGGTCCGCGGCGACGCCGAGGCGGGCTACCTCGCCGGGTGCGTCGCCCTCGGTCAGCGGCTGGGCGACGTCAAGCCGACCGCCCTCCACCGCGACGGCGGGTGGGCGGACCGGTTCGAGGGTGACTGGGTCGCGTGA
- a CDS encoding radical SAM protein — protein sequence MRLTLVHPCIGRRPGEPYIKAWQMEPLPPATLAGLTPPDWEVRFHDDRMEAIPFDEPTDLVAISVETYTARRAYQIASEYRRRGVPVVMGGFHATLVPEEVSRYCEALVIGEVEGVWATVLADAAAGRLQRVYRGEGRPGLAGLRPDRSIFAGKQYLPIGLVEAGRGCHFKCEFCAVTSYFGATQTRRPVEDVLREVREVTEAGRKLLFFVDDNITSNMDEAKELFRALKHEKIRWVSQASINAAHDEEYLTLLGESGCQGVLIGFETLNEANLRQMRKRFNTMRGGYAKALENLRRHGVRLYATFVVGYDEDTEASVDQALRFALDHKFYIAAFNHLTPFPGTALYDRLKDEGRLRYDAWWLDPAYRYNEVPFWPAKMTPEQVRASCVEARARFYRWRSIARRSVDRVNAGNAMMWSAFWTINAMLRAEVDQRDGYPLGDLGYTGEIIEASHSEPFSMTTRPRGALEAWAA from the coding sequence ATGCGCCTGACCCTCGTCCACCCCTGCATCGGCCGTCGGCCTGGGGAGCCGTACATCAAGGCGTGGCAGATGGAGCCGCTGCCGCCCGCCACGCTCGCCGGGCTCACGCCTCCCGACTGGGAGGTCCGCTTCCACGACGACCGGATGGAGGCCATCCCGTTCGACGAGCCGACCGACTTGGTGGCGATCTCGGTCGAGACGTACACCGCGCGACGGGCGTACCAGATCGCGTCCGAGTACCGGCGGCGCGGCGTGCCGGTCGTGATGGGCGGCTTCCACGCGACGCTCGTCCCGGAGGAGGTGTCGCGCTACTGCGAGGCGTTGGTCATCGGCGAGGTGGAGGGCGTCTGGGCGACGGTGCTGGCGGACGCGGCGGCCGGGCGGCTCCAGCGCGTCTACCGCGGCGAGGGCCGGCCCGGGCTGGCGGGGCTCCGCCCCGACCGCTCCATCTTCGCGGGCAAGCAGTACCTCCCCATCGGACTGGTGGAGGCCGGGCGCGGGTGCCACTTCAAGTGCGAGTTCTGCGCCGTCACGTCGTACTTCGGCGCGACGCAGACCCGGCGGCCGGTGGAGGACGTGCTCCGGGAGGTCCGCGAGGTGACCGAGGCGGGCCGGAAGCTGCTCTTCTTCGTGGACGACAACATCACGTCCAACATGGACGAGGCCAAGGAGCTGTTCCGCGCGCTCAAGCACGAGAAGATCCGCTGGGTGAGCCAGGCGAGCATCAACGCGGCGCACGACGAGGAATACCTGACGCTGCTGGGCGAGAGCGGCTGCCAGGGCGTGCTGATCGGCTTCGAGACGCTCAACGAGGCCAACCTGAGGCAGATGCGCAAGCGCTTCAATACGATGCGCGGCGGCTACGCAAAGGCGCTCGAGAACCTGCGGCGCCACGGCGTGCGGCTGTACGCGACGTTCGTGGTCGGCTACGACGAGGACACCGAGGCGAGCGTGGATCAAGCGCTGCGGTTCGCGCTCGACCACAAGTTCTACATCGCCGCCTTCAACCACCTGACGCCGTTCCCCGGGACGGCCCTCTACGACCGGCTCAAGGACGAGGGGCGGCTCCGCTACGACGCGTGGTGGCTGGACCCGGCCTACCGCTACAACGAGGTCCCGTTCTGGCCCGCCAAGATGACGCCCGAGCAGGTCCGCGCGTCGTGCGTCGAGGCGCGCGCCCGGTTCTACCGCTGGCGCTCGATCGCGCGACGGAGCGTCGACCGGGTGAATGCGGGCAACGCGATGATGTGGTCGGCCTTCTGGACCATCAACGCGATGCTGCGGGCGGAGGTCGACCAGCGCGACGGCTACCCGCTGGGCGACCTCGGCTACACCGGCGAGATCATCGAGGCGAGCCATTCCGAGCCGTTCTCGATGACGACCCGGCCACGCGGCGCGCTGGAGGCGTGGGCGGCGTGA
- a CDS encoding DivIVA domain-containing protein, protein MNLSPNDIRRKQFDKGFRGYDPTEVDLFLKQAADRLAEANEEKDRAEARTREIEAKLVHYERVELALQEALESARETARSTAASAEEKARLIIQEAELRAETILRDAERERHGLRQDIVRLSSRQAEAAARLRGFLMSELEVLAQFQGDDPVGFIRLQPANPGSFPSQPARLEAPMSEDPKPWAAPGETDTESAPPEPSAPDSWAGTSEPSGDAWSDPAASSDPEPYTPARMPFAPADPPPSDGLADAQEPSATESPLTGAYASAPESPAPESSEDGPPTPPAVTGGWDLRSLVTGEERSVVASDEERDRIRRILDDLD, encoded by the coding sequence TTCCGTGGCTACGACCCGACCGAGGTCGACCTGTTTCTGAAGCAAGCCGCCGACCGTCTCGCGGAGGCGAACGAGGAGAAGGATCGGGCCGAGGCACGCACGCGCGAGATCGAGGCGAAGCTGGTCCACTACGAGCGCGTGGAACTGGCACTCCAGGAGGCACTGGAGTCGGCGCGGGAGACCGCCCGGAGCACAGCGGCGTCGGCCGAGGAGAAGGCCCGCCTGATCATTCAAGAGGCTGAGCTTCGGGCCGAGACGATTCTGCGTGACGCCGAGCGCGAGCGCCACGGCCTCCGACAGGACATCGTCCGGTTGTCGTCGCGGCAGGCGGAGGCGGCCGCCCGCCTGCGTGGCTTCCTCATGTCGGAGTTGGAGGTGCTGGCCCAGTTCCAGGGCGACGACCCGGTCGGCTTCATTCGCCTCCAGCCCGCCAACCCCGGCTCCTTCCCATCGCAGCCGGCGCGTCTCGAAGCCCCCATGTCCGAGGATCCCAAGCCGTGGGCGGCACCGGGGGAGACGGACACCGAGAGCGCACCGCCGGAGCCGTCCGCGCCTGACTCGTGGGCGGGTACGTCGGAGCCCTCGGGGGATGCATGGTCGGACCCGGCAGCGTCCAGCGATCCCGAGCCCTACACACCCGCGCGGATGCCCTTCGCGCCCGCCGACCCGCCCCCGTCCGACGGACTGGCCGACGCCCAAGAGCCGTCCGCGACCGAGTCGCCCCTGACCGGTGCGTATGCGTCCGCTCCCGAGTCCCCCGCGCCGGAGTCCTCCGAGGACGGGCCCCCCACGCCCCCGGCCGTAACGGGCGGCTGGGACCTCCGCTCGCTCGTGACCGGCGAGGAACGCAGCGTCGTCGCCTCCGACGAGGAGCGCGACCGGATCCGCCGGATCCTCGACGACCTCGACTAG